The proteins below are encoded in one region of Tomitella fengzijianii:
- a CDS encoding PLDc N-terminal domain-containing protein codes for MSFWESIWLIIVVFAFVCYLMVLWTIITDLFRDHRLSGWWKAVWVICMFIFPLFTALAYLIARGQGMAERQREAIGAAKAAQDDYIRSVVHQSSPAEQIADAKSLLENGTITPDEFETIKGKALA; via the coding sequence ATGTCGTTCTGGGAGTCGATCTGGCTCATCATCGTCGTATTCGCGTTCGTGTGCTATCTGATGGTGCTGTGGACGATCATCACGGATCTGTTCCGCGACCACAGGCTCAGCGGCTGGTGGAAGGCCGTCTGGGTGATCTGCATGTTCATCTTCCCGCTGTTCACCGCGCTCGCGTACCTGATCGCCCGCGGCCAGGGCATGGCCGAACGCCAGCGCGAGGCGATCGGCGCCGCGAAGGCCGCCCAGGACGATTACATCCGCAGCGTGGTGCACCAGTCCTCCCCCGCGGAGCAGATCGCCGACGCGAAGTCGCTGCTGGAGAACGGCACGATCACCCCGGACGAGTTCGAAACGATCAAGGGCAAGGCACTGGCGTGA
- a CDS encoding O-acetyl-ADP-ribose deacetylase, with the protein MDSAGTAAPAIEVVRGDITLIRVDAVVNAANSSLLGGGGVDGAIHRAGGPAILAECRALRRTTLPDGLPAGQAVATTAGDLPARWVIHTVGPVHSPTGGERQAALLRSCYASSLAVADRLHARTVSFPLVSAGAYGWPVDDAVAQAVEGIRASGTAVGAVTLVAFDEHVADLMRRALA; encoded by the coding sequence ATGGACAGCGCCGGTACGGCCGCGCCCGCCATCGAGGTGGTGCGGGGCGATATCACCCTGATCAGGGTCGACGCCGTCGTCAACGCCGCCAACTCGTCACTGCTCGGCGGCGGGGGCGTCGACGGCGCGATCCACCGCGCGGGCGGGCCTGCGATCCTCGCCGAATGCCGCGCACTGCGCCGCACCACACTTCCCGACGGTCTTCCCGCGGGCCAGGCGGTCGCCACCACGGCCGGCGACCTGCCGGCGCGGTGGGTGATCCACACCGTCGGGCCCGTGCACTCCCCGACGGGCGGCGAGCGGCAGGCGGCGCTGCTCCGGTCGTGTTATGCGAGCAGCCTCGCCGTGGCCGACCGCCTGCACGCGCGCACGGTGTCGTTTCCGCTGGTTTCCGCCGGCGCGTACGGCTGGCCGGTCGATGATGCGGTCGCGCAGGCGGTCGAGGGGATCCGCGCATCCGGCACCGCAGTGGGGGCCGTGACGCTGGTGGCCTTCGACGAGCACGTCGCCGACTTGATGCGCCGGGCCCTCGCCTGA
- a CDS encoding fatty acid desaturase family protein: protein MFALLGPLGRTITRREPARRDDDARPGAVVLSREDVEEIGRELDALRAETVADLGAADRKYIYDVIKVQRGMEVAGRAAMYVPFLPPVWLAGVGALSLSKILDNMEIGHNVMHGQYDWMRERGLNSREFEWDTVCPADQWRHSHNYMHHTFTNIVGKDRDIGYGILRMDPDQRWYPHHLGNPLFAAMLMVLFEWGVMLHDLEIENVVQGKRGWADIKPLAVGWWRKAGRQVLKDYAVFPALTGPFFVTTLVGNGAANLVRNLWTFSIIFCGHFPTGVASFSEEETADESRGEWYVRQMLGSANIAGSPLFHVLSGNLSHQIEHHLFPDLPAHRYPQLAPRVEDICSRYGLPYNTGGFLRQIGSVWGKIFRFALPNALVGRPGVPTVVIERSSGAA, encoded by the coding sequence ATGTTCGCACTATTGGGCCCGCTGGGCCGCACGATCACCCGCCGAGAACCTGCTCGACGCGACGATGACGCGCGGCCCGGCGCGGTGGTCCTGAGCCGCGAGGACGTCGAGGAGATCGGCCGGGAGCTCGACGCGCTGCGCGCCGAGACGGTGGCGGACCTCGGCGCCGCGGACCGCAAATACATCTACGACGTCATCAAGGTGCAGCGAGGCATGGAGGTGGCAGGCCGCGCCGCGATGTACGTGCCGTTCCTGCCTCCGGTGTGGCTGGCGGGCGTCGGCGCACTCAGCCTGTCGAAGATCCTCGACAACATGGAGATCGGCCACAACGTCATGCACGGCCAGTACGACTGGATGCGCGAACGCGGGCTGAACTCCCGGGAGTTCGAGTGGGACACCGTCTGCCCGGCGGACCAGTGGCGCCACTCGCACAACTACATGCACCACACGTTCACGAACATCGTGGGCAAGGACCGCGATATCGGCTACGGCATCCTGCGCATGGACCCGGATCAGAGGTGGTACCCGCACCACCTGGGCAATCCGCTGTTCGCCGCTATGCTGATGGTGCTGTTCGAATGGGGCGTGATGCTGCACGACCTGGAGATCGAGAACGTGGTGCAGGGCAAGCGCGGCTGGGCGGACATCAAGCCGCTGGCGGTGGGCTGGTGGCGCAAGGCCGGCCGCCAGGTGCTCAAGGACTACGCGGTGTTCCCCGCGCTCACCGGGCCGTTCTTCGTCACCACGCTGGTGGGGAACGGTGCCGCCAACCTCGTCCGCAACCTGTGGACGTTCTCGATCATCTTCTGCGGCCACTTCCCCACGGGCGTCGCGTCGTTCAGCGAGGAGGAGACCGCCGACGAGAGCCGGGGCGAATGGTACGTGCGGCAGATGCTCGGCTCCGCGAACATCGCGGGCAGCCCGCTGTTCCACGTCCTGTCCGGCAATCTGTCGCATCAGATCGAGCATCACCTGTTCCCCGACCTGCCCGCGCATCGCTATCCTCAGCTGGCCCCGCGGGTCGAGGACATCTGCAGCCGTTACGGACTGCCCTACAACACCGGCGGATTCTTGCGGCAGATCGGCTCGGTGTGGGGGAAGATCTTCCGCTTCGCGCTGCCGAACGCGCTGGTGGGGCGCCCCGGTGTGCCCACGGTGGTGATCGAGCGGTCGTCCGGTGCGGCATGA
- a CDS encoding ferredoxin reductase yields MGQIAAGRPVAPMLGRLVGLFETMATPHGVDRYTELIAPTVTANELRARVTDVHREVADSVTLQLRPTRQWRGFRAGQFVRVGVVVDGVRHTRCFSPCGSEHADDGRLELTVKAHPSGLVSRELLERAEPGLMVDLEQAAGEFHLPRPRPRDIVLISGGSGITPVLAMLRTLVDERHEGRVAFLHYVSRPDDLVHAGELRRLGKALGVTVAVGCTGTPGAGDVDGHFTAEHLAQAAPWVRGAQSYLCGPARMMTAVREVYDGMGIGGNLHTEAFEAAPAAPPADDDVRGTVTFSASGVDAANTGDVLLEQAEAAGLSPEYGCRMGICFSCTAVRRSGCTRNALTGKADAEPDQPIQLCINRPVGDVDIAV; encoded by the coding sequence ATGGGACAGATTGCAGCTGGCAGGCCTGTGGCGCCGATGCTTGGCCGGCTGGTGGGCCTGTTCGAGACCATGGCGACGCCGCATGGCGTCGACCGGTACACCGAGCTGATCGCGCCGACGGTCACGGCCAATGAGCTTCGGGCGAGGGTGACGGATGTACACCGTGAAGTCGCAGATTCCGTCACCCTGCAACTCCGGCCGACGCGGCAGTGGCGCGGCTTCCGCGCCGGGCAGTTCGTGCGGGTGGGGGTGGTGGTCGACGGGGTACGGCACACCCGCTGCTTCTCCCCGTGCGGCTCCGAGCACGCGGACGACGGCCGCCTGGAACTCACCGTGAAGGCGCATCCGTCGGGGCTGGTCTCCCGGGAGCTGCTCGAGCGGGCCGAACCGGGCCTCATGGTGGACCTGGAGCAGGCCGCCGGGGAGTTTCACCTGCCCCGGCCGCGGCCGCGCGACATCGTCCTCATCAGCGGCGGCAGCGGGATCACTCCGGTGCTCGCGATGCTGCGGACACTGGTCGACGAGCGGCACGAGGGGCGAGTGGCGTTCCTGCACTACGTCAGCCGGCCGGACGATCTGGTGCACGCCGGCGAGCTGCGCAGGCTGGGGAAGGCCCTCGGCGTGACCGTCGCCGTGGGGTGCACGGGCACTCCCGGGGCGGGCGACGTGGACGGGCACTTCACCGCCGAGCACCTCGCGCAGGCCGCGCCGTGGGTGCGTGGAGCGCAGTCCTACCTGTGCGGGCCGGCGCGGATGATGACCGCGGTGCGCGAGGTCTACGACGGGATGGGCATCGGTGGGAACCTGCACACCGAGGCGTTCGAGGCGGCCCCCGCGGCCCCGCCCGCCGACGACGACGTGCGCGGCACGGTGACCTTCTCCGCATCAGGAGTGGATGCCGCCAACACCGGCGACGTCCTGCTGGAACAGGCCGAGGCCGCCGGTCTGAGCCCCGAATACGGCTGCCGCATGGGCATCTGCTTCTCGTGCACGGCCGTGCGCCGCTCCGGCTGCACGCGCAACGCGCTCACCGGCAAGGCGGACGCCGAGCCCGACCAGCCGATCCAGCTGTGCATCAACAGGCCCGTCGGCGACGTCGACATCGCCGTCTGA
- a CDS encoding TetR family transcriptional regulator — protein sequence MVEPLGAARVSRAERKQLTRRALLDGTFDLLEDRNFSGLSLREVARAAGIVPTAFYRHFASLDDLGVALAEESMRVARQVLRDARRGGDPITIDTALDALGSKVGDHPREFRFVTRERHGGMAEIRRAIGSELRALVGELAIDLARTPALDAWAPADLETAADLLTVTALESVPGLLGPQRDHAAALDRAGRQLRIITTGMTAARPRG from the coding sequence ATGGTCGAGCCCCTCGGCGCGGCGCGGGTCTCGCGCGCGGAACGCAAACAGCTCACCCGCCGCGCACTGCTGGACGGGACGTTCGACCTGCTCGAGGACCGCAATTTCTCCGGACTGAGCCTGCGCGAGGTGGCCCGCGCCGCCGGCATCGTGCCGACGGCCTTCTACCGGCACTTCGCCTCGCTCGACGACCTGGGCGTAGCGCTCGCAGAGGAGTCGATGCGCGTCGCCAGGCAGGTGCTCAGGGACGCGCGGCGCGGCGGCGATCCGATCACCATCGACACGGCGCTGGACGCGCTCGGAAGTAAGGTCGGCGACCATCCCCGTGAGTTCCGCTTCGTCACCCGCGAACGCCACGGCGGAATGGCGGAGATCCGGCGCGCCATCGGTTCGGAGCTGCGGGCGCTCGTCGGCGAGCTCGCCATCGACCTCGCCCGCACGCCGGCCCTGGACGCGTGGGCGCCCGCGGATCTGGAAACGGCCGCAGACCTTCTCACGGTGACAGCGCTGGAATCGGTCCCCGGCCTGCTGGGCCCGCAGCGCGACCACGCCGCAGCCCTCGATCGTGCGGGACGGCAGCTGCGGATCATCACCACCGGAATGACCGCCGCCCGCCCGCGCGGCTGA
- a CDS encoding BCCT family transporter has protein sequence MRTIHDAWQGIRKPVFIPASLIIFGMIAFAVVYSGTAEDAFTSLKDGIADGVGWWYILSATGFVLFAAYCVFSRVGSIRLGRDDERPEFGVFSWFAMLFSAGMGIGLVFYGVAEPLSHYIIPPQSGGIEGGTDAAANQSMQLTMFHWGLHAWAIYVVVGLGLAYMTYRKGRPMSVRWLLEPLLGRKRIEGPIGHAIDVIAVVGTLFGIATSLGFGVQQISAGLEYLGWLTVDNPVKIIIIVVVTAMATLSVVSGVTKGLKWLSNINMVLAALLALFVLALGPTLFLAQAWVQNLGGYVQALPQMMLRTAPFSDDTWLADWTIFYWGWWMSWAPFVGMFIARISRGRTIREFIAGVILAPTVIASLWFTIFGDSGILRQRDDGDMLVDGAVDTNTTLFHMLDGLPLGVITSVLAIAVVVFFFVTSSDSGSLVIDMLSTGGDMNTPKITRVYWSVLEGLAAAILLVVGGAGSLTALQTASIATAVPFSIVLVLACVSMLKAFRFDLAHRPRYVHVSTPGGGGSTVLATSGAAGPDKPAQQSTPPGAGPEREPVGATPTGQSAESEHWWRRSKVSATFAGLSPSDRPAPEPQDDSLVVRVHEIPVSALEVDPETGAVGFDRSAGPSDPLGGEVFDTPEFAESAIGAEMRSNGNGNEGNGVGNGDGNENGDGGGAADPAPPD, from the coding sequence GTGAGGACTATCCACGATGCCTGGCAGGGCATCCGCAAACCCGTTTTCATCCCCGCATCACTGATCATCTTCGGGATGATCGCCTTCGCCGTCGTCTACTCCGGCACCGCGGAGGACGCCTTCACCTCTTTGAAGGACGGCATCGCCGACGGCGTCGGCTGGTGGTACATTCTGTCCGCCACCGGCTTCGTCCTGTTCGCCGCCTACTGCGTGTTCAGCCGCGTCGGCAGCATCCGGCTGGGCCGGGACGACGAGCGGCCGGAGTTCGGCGTGTTCTCCTGGTTCGCCATGCTCTTCAGCGCGGGCATGGGCATCGGCCTCGTCTTCTACGGCGTGGCGGAGCCGCTGTCCCACTACATCATCCCACCGCAGTCCGGCGGGATCGAGGGCGGCACGGACGCCGCGGCCAACCAGTCGATGCAGTTGACGATGTTCCACTGGGGGCTGCACGCATGGGCCATCTACGTGGTGGTCGGCCTGGGCCTGGCGTACATGACCTACCGCAAGGGCCGCCCGATGTCGGTGCGGTGGCTTCTCGAGCCACTGCTGGGGCGCAAGCGGATCGAGGGCCCCATCGGGCATGCCATCGACGTCATCGCCGTCGTCGGCACACTCTTCGGCATCGCCACGTCGCTGGGCTTCGGCGTGCAGCAGATCTCGGCGGGCCTGGAGTACCTGGGCTGGCTCACGGTGGACAACCCGGTCAAGATCATCATCATCGTCGTCGTCACGGCGATGGCCACGCTCTCCGTCGTGTCGGGCGTGACCAAGGGCCTCAAGTGGCTTTCAAACATCAACATGGTCCTCGCCGCGCTTCTGGCGCTGTTCGTGCTGGCGCTGGGCCCCACGCTGTTCCTGGCGCAGGCATGGGTGCAGAACCTCGGCGGATACGTGCAGGCGCTGCCGCAGATGATGCTGCGCACCGCGCCGTTCTCCGATGACACCTGGCTGGCCGACTGGACCATCTTCTACTGGGGCTGGTGGATGAGCTGGGCGCCGTTCGTGGGCATGTTCATCGCCCGGATCTCGCGCGGGCGCACCATCCGCGAGTTCATCGCCGGGGTGATCCTGGCCCCCACGGTCATCGCCTCTCTGTGGTTCACGATCTTCGGCGATTCCGGGATCCTGCGGCAGCGCGACGACGGGGACATGCTGGTCGACGGCGCCGTCGACACCAACACGACGCTCTTCCACATGCTCGACGGCCTGCCGCTGGGCGTCATCACGAGCGTGCTCGCGATCGCGGTGGTCGTGTTCTTCTTCGTCACCTCGTCCGACTCGGGATCGCTGGTGATCGACATGCTCTCCACGGGCGGCGACATGAACACGCCCAAGATCACGCGCGTGTACTGGTCGGTGCTCGAGGGACTTGCCGCTGCAATCCTGCTGGTGGTGGGCGGCGCCGGATCGCTGACGGCCCTGCAGACCGCGTCCATCGCCACAGCGGTGCCGTTCTCGATAGTCCTGGTGCTGGCCTGCGTCTCGATGCTCAAGGCGTTCCGGTTCGACCTGGCGCACCGCCCCCGGTACGTCCACGTCTCGACGCCGGGCGGCGGCGGGTCCACCGTGCTCGCCACCTCCGGCGCTGCGGGACCGGACAAGCCCGCGCAGCAGTCGACGCCGCCGGGGGCCGGTCCGGAGCGCGAGCCCGTCGGCGCGACGCCGACCGGACAGAGTGCCGAGTCCGAGCATTGGTGGCGCAGGTCCAAGGTCTCCGCGACGTTCGCCGGCCTGTCGCCGTCGGACCGCCCGGCACCTGAGCCGCAGGACGACTCGCTCGTAGTGCGCGTGCATGAGATCCCGGTCAGCGCCCTCGAGGTGGACCCCGAGACGGGCGCGGTGGGCTTCGACAGGTCCGCCGGGCCGTCGGACCCGCTCGGCGGCGAGGTGTTCGACACGCCGGAGTTCGCCGAGTCCGCCATCGGCGCCGAGATGCGCAGCAACGGAAACGGCAACGAGGGCAACGGCGTCGGGAACGGTGACGGAAATGAAAACGGGGACGGCGGCGGTGCCGCCGACCCCGCTCCGCCGGACTGA
- a CDS encoding LLM class F420-dependent oxidoreductase gives MRFGVTLFTSDRGITPAAAARAAEDAGFDAFYVPEHTHIPARREAAHPATGDSSLPDDRYMRTLDPWVALGTAVPVTSTIRLGTCVALPVEHDVLTLAKTIATVDHLSGGRVTLGVGFGWNLDELRDHGVRIDRRRTMLREYLEAMQSLWDQDEAEYHGEFVDFDAAWAWPKTVQRPRVPVVVGCAGNDKNFRWIARNADGWMTTPREGALEDGITGLRRAWTEAGREGDPLISALVPGRPDPDELARWRDLGVTEAICGMPDADEPTVAAYLQHLAGRIAHLREPRPRAAPAAGAAAE, from the coding sequence GTGCGCTTCGGAGTCACCCTGTTCACCAGCGATAGGGGCATCACCCCCGCCGCCGCCGCACGCGCTGCGGAGGACGCCGGCTTCGACGCGTTCTACGTGCCCGAGCACACGCACATCCCCGCCCGCCGCGAGGCCGCACACCCCGCCACCGGCGACTCCTCGCTGCCCGACGACCGCTACATGCGCACACTCGACCCCTGGGTGGCCCTCGGCACCGCGGTACCGGTGACGTCGACGATCCGTCTCGGCACGTGCGTCGCGCTGCCGGTGGAGCACGACGTGCTCACCCTCGCGAAGACCATCGCCACCGTCGATCACCTCTCGGGCGGGCGGGTGACGCTAGGCGTCGGCTTCGGCTGGAACCTCGACGAGCTGCGCGACCACGGCGTACGCATCGACCGCCGGCGCACGATGCTGCGCGAATACCTCGAAGCCATGCAGTCGCTGTGGGACCAGGACGAGGCCGAGTACCACGGCGAGTTCGTCGACTTCGACGCCGCGTGGGCCTGGCCCAAGACGGTGCAGCGCCCGCGCGTGCCGGTCGTGGTGGGCTGCGCGGGCAACGATAAGAATTTCCGCTGGATCGCCCGGAATGCCGACGGCTGGATGACCACCCCGCGCGAGGGCGCGCTCGAGGACGGCATCACCGGACTGCGCCGCGCGTGGACGGAAGCCGGACGCGAGGGCGACCCTCTGATCAGCGCCCTCGTCCCGGGGCGCCCGGACCCCGACGAACTGGCCCGCTGGCGCGACCTGGGCGTCACCGAGGCGATCTGCGGCATGCCCGACGCGGACGAACCGACCGTCGCCGCCTACCTCCAGCATCTCGCAGGCCGCATCGCGCATCTGCGGGAACCCCGGCCGCGCGCCGCGCCCGCGGCGGGCGCTGCGGCGGAATGA
- a CDS encoding glycosyltransferase family 4 protein → MRIALLSYRSKPHCGGQGVYVRHLSRGLAGLGHEVEVFSGQPYPELDPPVTLTRVPSLDLYREPDPFRTPRPSEIRDGIDLLELATMWTAGFPEPLTFSLRAARILGRRAGEFDVVHDNQCLGYGLLRMQRAGLPVVATIHHPITRDRDLDLAAAGLRRKLTLRRWYGFLAMQGRVARRIPTLLTVSRSSEADVAEAFDIPDGRLHTIPLGVDTALFAPSAAQAAAPGGAGPFRIACVASADMPLKGVGTLLEAVAKLRTEHDVRLDLVSRPTPGGATERLMDRLSVRDIVDVHSGIDDDALAGLLAGADVACVPSLYEGFSLPAVEAMSCGTALVASAAGALPEVVGTDGAAASLVPPGDAGALVSALGALLTDPPRRRAMGAAGRARAVREFSWESVAAKTVEKYESAIAARRAGMREGRC, encoded by the coding sequence GTGCGGATAGCCCTGCTGTCGTACCGGAGTAAACCGCACTGCGGCGGGCAGGGCGTATACGTGCGCCACCTGAGCCGGGGCCTGGCGGGCCTGGGCCACGAGGTGGAGGTCTTCTCCGGCCAGCCGTACCCGGAGCTGGACCCGCCCGTCACCCTCACCCGCGTGCCCAGTCTGGACCTCTACCGCGAGCCGGACCCGTTCCGCACGCCGCGTCCGTCGGAGATCCGCGACGGCATCGACCTGCTCGAGCTGGCGACGATGTGGACCGCCGGCTTCCCGGAGCCGCTGACCTTCAGCCTGCGCGCGGCCCGGATCCTGGGACGGCGGGCCGGCGAGTTCGACGTCGTGCACGACAACCAGTGTCTGGGCTACGGGCTGCTGCGGATGCAGCGCGCCGGGCTTCCTGTCGTCGCCACCATCCACCACCCGATCACCCGCGACCGCGACCTGGACCTGGCCGCCGCCGGTCTGCGCCGCAAGCTCACTCTGCGCCGGTGGTACGGGTTCCTCGCGATGCAGGGGCGCGTGGCCCGCCGCATCCCCACCCTGCTGACGGTGTCGCGCTCCTCCGAGGCCGACGTCGCCGAGGCATTCGACATCCCCGACGGGCGCCTGCACACCATCCCGCTCGGGGTGGACACCGCGCTGTTCGCGCCTTCCGCCGCGCAGGCCGCCGCCCCCGGAGGCGCAGGGCCGTTCCGCATCGCCTGCGTCGCCAGCGCCGACATGCCCCTCAAAGGAGTCGGCACCCTACTGGAGGCGGTGGCCAAGCTGCGCACCGAGCACGACGTGCGCCTCGACCTGGTCTCACGGCCGACACCGGGCGGCGCCACCGAGCGGCTGATGGACCGGCTCTCGGTGCGGGACATCGTCGACGTGCACTCCGGCATCGACGACGACGCGCTCGCCGGGCTGCTCGCCGGGGCCGACGTGGCGTGCGTGCCATCGCTGTACGAAGGGTTCTCGCTGCCCGCCGTCGAGGCGATGTCCTGCGGCACCGCGCTGGTCGCCAGCGCCGCCGGCGCACTCCCCGAGGTCGTCGGCACCGACGGCGCCGCCGCGTCGCTGGTGCCGCCCGGCGACGCGGGTGCGCTGGTGTCGGCCCTCGGGGCGCTGCTGACGGACCCGCCGCGCCGCCGGGCCATGGGTGCGGCGGGGCGCGCGCGGGCCGTCCGCGAGTTCAGCTGGGAATCGGTGGCCGCGAAGACCGTCGAGAAATACGAGTCCGCGATCGCCGCGCGGCGGGCGGGCATGCGGGAGGGGCGATGCTGA
- a CDS encoding class I SAM-dependent methyltransferase encodes MLTFDFDRLGVRPGMRAIDIGSGNGRHAYELLRRGADVVAFDQSADDMAEVETMFAALRSEGEVPEGAAARVEVGDALALPYPDDAFDIVVLSEILEHIPDDGKAIAEAVRILRPGGVAAVSVPRWLPEKLCWALSDEYHEVEGGHVRVYRADELAAKLTRAGLTVAHRDHAHALHAPYWWLKCAVGVDNADHPLVRGYHRLLVWDMMSAPPLTRLLDRALNPLIGKSVALYLTKDEVTVGAP; translated from the coding sequence ATGCTGACCTTCGACTTCGACCGGCTCGGCGTCCGGCCCGGCATGCGCGCCATCGACATCGGTTCCGGCAACGGCCGGCACGCCTACGAGCTGCTGCGACGCGGAGCGGACGTCGTCGCCTTCGATCAGAGCGCCGACGACATGGCCGAGGTGGAGACGATGTTCGCGGCCCTGCGCTCCGAAGGCGAGGTGCCCGAGGGCGCCGCCGCTCGTGTCGAGGTGGGCGACGCGCTGGCCTTGCCGTATCCCGACGACGCATTCGACATCGTGGTGCTCTCCGAGATCCTCGAGCACATCCCCGACGACGGGAAGGCCATCGCCGAGGCGGTGCGCATCCTCAGGCCGGGCGGCGTCGCCGCGGTGAGCGTGCCGCGCTGGCTGCCGGAGAAGCTGTGCTGGGCACTCTCCGACGAGTACCACGAGGTGGAGGGCGGCCATGTGCGCGTCTACCGGGCCGACGAGCTGGCAGCCAAGCTCACGCGCGCCGGCCTCACCGTCGCCCACCGCGACCACGCGCACGCGCTGCATGCCCCGTACTGGTGGCTCAAGTGCGCAGTGGGAGTGGACAATGCGGATCACCCGCTGGTGCGCGGATACCACCGGCTGCTGGTGTGGGACATGATGTCGGCGCCGCCGCTGACCCGGCTGCTGGACAGGGCGCTCAATCCGCTCATCGGCAAGAGCGTGGCGCTGTACCTGACCAAGGACGAGGTCACCGTTGGCGCGCCCTGA
- a CDS encoding prenyltransferase has product MARPEPPEVPGVLTAAQAGATGAAIARMQEPSGQIPWFPGGHTDPWDHVESAMGLTVAGLQGEAEAAYAWSAATQRRDGSWPMRVRGRRVEDAATDINFCAYIAVGVWHHLQVTGDADFARRMWPTVRRALDLTVSMQAPGGEVWWARDVRGRPVREALLTGSSSIRLGLLCGIRLADALGVPQPGWESAWARLHHALRDRPESFTPKPEYSMDWYYPVLCGALRGDDARARIARRWKDFVVPGLGIRCVDHKPWVTGAETCELSLTLAAVGDTDGAREQLAAMQHLRDPDGSYWTGLVFADGKRWPVEVSSWTSAAVLLAADAIAGATGGARLFADAASTEPEGVHSPA; this is encoded by the coding sequence TTGGCGCGCCCTGAGCCGCCCGAGGTCCCCGGCGTGCTCACCGCCGCGCAGGCGGGGGCCACCGGCGCGGCGATCGCCCGGATGCAGGAGCCGTCCGGGCAGATCCCCTGGTTCCCCGGCGGCCACACCGACCCGTGGGACCACGTCGAGTCCGCGATGGGGCTCACCGTGGCAGGCCTGCAGGGCGAGGCGGAGGCCGCCTACGCCTGGTCCGCGGCCACGCAGCGCCGCGACGGATCCTGGCCGATGCGGGTGCGCGGCCGGCGCGTCGAGGATGCGGCCACCGACATCAACTTCTGCGCCTACATCGCCGTCGGCGTGTGGCACCACCTGCAGGTCACCGGTGACGCGGATTTCGCGCGTCGCATGTGGCCGACGGTGCGCCGCGCCCTGGATCTGACGGTGTCGATGCAGGCCCCGGGCGGGGAGGTCTGGTGGGCCCGCGACGTGCGGGGACGGCCCGTCCGCGAGGCCCTGCTCACCGGAAGCTCGAGCATCCGCCTCGGCCTGCTCTGCGGCATCCGGCTGGCCGACGCCCTCGGCGTGCCGCAGCCGGGGTGGGAGTCGGCGTGGGCACGGCTGCACCACGCCCTGCGCGACCGACCGGAATCGTTCACGCCCAAACCCGAGTACTCGATGGACTGGTACTACCCGGTGCTGTGCGGCGCCCTGCGCGGCGACGACGCCCGCGCGCGCATCGCCCGCCGCTGGAAAGACTTCGTCGTGCCGGGCCTCGGTATCCGCTGCGTGGACCACAAGCCGTGGGTGACCGGCGCGGAGACGTGCGAGCTGTCGCTGACGCTGGCGGCCGTCGGCGACACCGACGGGGCGCGGGAACAACTCGCGGCGATGCAGCACCTGCGCGACCCCGACGGGTCCTACTGGACCGGGCTGGTATTCGCGGACGGCAAGCGGTGGCCGGTGGAGGTGAGCTCGTGGACGTCCGCCGCGGTGCTGCTGGCCGCCGACGCCATCGCGGGCGCCACGGGCGGAGCGCGCCTGTTCGCCGACGCCGCATCCACGGAACCAGAGGGCGTGCACAGCCCCGCGTGA
- a CDS encoding class I SAM-dependent methyltransferase: MTDGTDQMAVAVAEARERVGRELLEVIEATPGFMPLDEGVALFDAAARYCAAASGGAVCAEIGTYCGRSTVFLGAAARKNGATVVTVDHHRGSEEHQPGWDYHDPALVDPHAGRLDTAGRLRRTLHDAGLEDTVVTVIGGSAGVAALWRTPLDLLFIDGGHSMAAAQADFDGWAPRVRAGGALLIHDVFPDPADGGRPPYEIYRQAIDSGAFVERSVTGSLRVLERVRPR, encoded by the coding sequence ATGACGGACGGAACGGATCAGATGGCCGTGGCGGTCGCAGAAGCGCGCGAGCGGGTGGGCCGGGAGTTGCTGGAGGTCATCGAGGCGACCCCGGGTTTCATGCCTCTCGACGAGGGCGTGGCGCTGTTCGACGCGGCGGCGCGCTACTGCGCCGCGGCATCCGGCGGCGCCGTGTGCGCCGAGATCGGCACGTACTGCGGGCGCTCCACGGTGTTCCTGGGCGCGGCGGCGCGCAAGAACGGGGCCACCGTCGTGACCGTCGACCACCACCGGGGCTCGGAAGAGCATCAGCCCGGCTGGGATTACCACGACCCGGCCCTCGTGGACCCGCACGCGGGCCGGCTCGACACGGCCGGCCGACTGCGGCGCACCCTCCATGATGCGGGCCTGGAGGACACCGTCGTCACCGTGATCGGGGGTTCGGCCGGCGTGGCGGCGCTGTGGCGGACTCCGCTGGACCTGCTGTTCATCGACGGCGGGCACTCCATGGCCGCCGCGCAGGCCGACTTCGACGGCTGGGCCCCGCGGGTCCGGGCGGGCGGTGCACTGCTGATCCACGACGTCTTCCCCGACCCGGCCGACGGCGGCCGGCCGCCCTACGAGATCTACCGGCAGGCGATCGATTCCGGCGCGTTCGTGGAACGCTCGGTCACCGGGTCGCTGCGCGTGCTCGAGCGCGTCCGGCCCCGCTGA